One part of the Paramormyrops kingsleyae isolate MSU_618 chromosome 2, PKINGS_0.4, whole genome shotgun sequence genome encodes these proteins:
- the serinc5 gene encoding serine incorporator 5, with protein sequence MCTPCCLSQLECCCGSAACSLCCSCCPKIRQSTGTRFLYALYFLLVTVICVVMMSPTVEKEMRDNIPFYTELCEKLKAGENCKSLVGYSAVYKVCFGMACFFFIFSVLTFRVHTSKGCRAAVHNGFWFWKFLALLGCCAGGFFLPNQDTFLEVWRYIGAGGGFIYLLIQLLLLVEFAHRWNKNWTSGIKYNKVWYAALVLVTLVLFSVAVGAMVFMCLFYTHPEACTLNKVFLGINGSLCVLVSFLAISPCIQKLQPTSGLLQSGVISVYVMYLTFSALSSKPIETLEKDGANITVCVFPFNSGSENDNKIVTGVGTVILFGCVLYSCLTSTTRRSSAALRVYRIAMPENERARCCFCFGDDGDDYEEEERTGGGQYVVYDEQDGTIYSYSYFHFVFFLGSLYVMMTVTNWFHYDNAKIEKFLDGSWSVFWIKMVSCWVCLVLYFWTLVAPMVCPRRFEA encoded by the exons CTGGAGTGCTGCTGTGGCTCGGCCGCCTGCTCCCtgtgctgcagctgctgtcccAAGATCCGCCAGTCCACGGGGACCCGCTTCCTGTACGCCCTCTACTTTCTGCTGGTCACCGTAATCTGCGTGGTCATGATGTCGCCCACCGTAGAGAAGGAGATGAGGGATAAC ATCCCTTTCTACACTGAGCTGTGTGAGAAGCTCAAGGCGGGAGAGAACTGCAAGAGTCTGGTGGGGTACTCTGCAGTCTACAAGGTCTGTTTCGGTATGGCCTgcttcttcttcatcttctccGTGCTCACCTTCAGGGTGCACACCAGCAAGGGCTGCCGGGCTGCCGTCCACAACGG TTTCTGGTTCTGGAAGTTCCTGGCCCTGCTCGGTTGCTGTGCAGGGGGATTCTTCTTGCCCAATCAGGACACCTTCCTTGAAG TGTGGCGTTACATAGGAGCAGGTGGAGGATTCATCTACCTGCTCATCCAGTTGCTGCTTCTGGTGGAGTTCGCCCACAGGTGGAACAAAAACTG GACATCGGGAATTAAGTACAACAAGGTGTGGTATGCAGCCCTGGTCTTGGTCACGCTGGTGCTCTTCTCCGTTGCCGTGGGAGCCATGGTCTTCATGTGTCTGTTCTACACCCACCCTGAGGCCTGCACCCTGAACAAGGTCTTTTTGGGAATCAATGGCAGCCTCTGTGTGCTGGTGTCCTTCCTGGCAATCTCTCCCTGCATCCAGAAGC TCCAGCCTACATCTGGCCTACTCCAATCTGGTGTCATTAGCGTTTACGTCATGTACCTCACCTTCTCTGCACTCTCTAGCAAGCCCATCGAGA CCTTGGAGAAGGACGGTGCCAATATCACGGTGTGCGTCTTCCCCTTTAACTCTGGCTCCGAGAACGACAATAAGATAGTGACGGGTGTGGGTACGGTCATCTTATTTGGCTGCGTGCTCTACTCCTG TTTGACCTCCACCACTAGAAGGAGCTCTGCAGCACTGCGAGTGTACAGGATTGCCATGCCAGAGAATGAG AGGGCACGTTGTTGTTTCTGCTTTGGAGATGATGGAG ATGACTATGAAGAAGAAGAGAGGACTGGTGGAGGGCAGTATGTGGTATATGACGAACAGGACGGGACAATTTACAGCTACTCATACTTCCACTTTGTCTTCTTCCTTGGGTCTCTCTACGTCATGATGACGGTCACCAACTGGTTCCA TTACGACAACGCGAAGATCGAGAAGTTCCTCGATGGCAGCTGGTCCGTGTTCTGGATTAAGATGGTGTCCTGCTGGGTGTGTCTGGTGCTCTACTTCTGGACCTTGGTGGCTCCCATGGTCTGTCCAAGGAGGTTTGAAGCCTGA